Proteins from a single region of Cryptococcus neoformans var. grubii H99 chromosome 5, complete sequence:
- a CDS encoding ribosomal RNA-processing protein 8, which produces MSLFPSAFESGVAKIAPALASAGKGGQKANKRKRSDAHAGLGQAQQVKQADANFEKLMRKFEGGGTIGKEEGKESMGIVGKKKNKKNKSRRVDDEEIVDSTPKAKGDKPKPTPKSNQAKLNQAAKQNQTDLPPSKKLKTDKITVGSKPEPVQLPIPIPAPSKGAKLKVGGEGDLTEMQKNMQAKLEGARFRWINEQLYSTPSTEALAMMRKDPKIFADYHQTHRLLTSAWPSPPLPHLINLLSSLPSGTVIADLGCGDAGLARALVPQGKIVMSFDLVGDNGVPGAETTENNAAGGWVVEADFLEKVPLPGRPGGLDYDVPAAEEIEGKEKKKNKKKSSRKRDAASSEIVDAVVCCLSLMGTNWVGGISEACRILKQGGTFHVAEVTSRFTSTEAFVSIVESFGFELEEESQPSTHFTLFRFTKNSQVPLGPVKGQEGWEERVRKGEEILRACVYKKR; this is translated from the exons ATGTCCTTATTCCCCTCAGCATTCGAATCAGGGGTAGCAAAGATCGCCCCCGCACTCGCTTCAGCGGGCAAGGGAGGCCAAAAGGCCAACAAGCGCAAGCGTTCAGACGCGCACGCCGGTTTAGGGCAAGCTCAGCAAGTAAAGCAGGCTGATGCCAACTTTGAGAAACTCATGAGGAAGTTTGAGGGCGGAGGGACGAtcggaaaggaagaggggaaagaaagCATGGGCATAGTcgggaagaaaaagaataAGAAAAACAAGAGCAGACGGGTTGACGACGAGGAAATAGTGGACAGCACACCCAAAGCAAAAGGCGACAAGCCCAAGCCCACCCCCAAGTCGAACCAAGCCAAATTGAACCAAGCCGCAAAACAGAATCAGACAGATCTACCTCCGTCCAAGAAATTAAAGACTGACAAGATCACTGTGGGCTCGAAACCGGAGCCTGTACAGCTGCCCATCCCGATACCTGCTCCATCAAAAGGcgccaagctcaaggtcgGTGGGGAGGGGGATCTTACGGAGATGCAAAAGAATATGCAGGCCAAGCTGGAAGGCGCGAGGTTCAG ATGGATCAACGAACAACTTTATTCAACGCCTTCCACTGAAGCCTTGGCAATGATGAGAAAAGACCCCAAGATATTTGCCGAT TACCACCAGACACATCGTCTTCTCACTTCTGCCTGGCCTTCACCTCCCCTCCCTCACTTGAtcaaccttctttcttctcttccgtCTGGCACCGTCATTGCCGATTTAGGCTGTGGTGATGCCGGCTTGGCACGAGCTCTTGTACCTCAAGGAAAAATTGTAATGAGCTTTGACTTGGTGGGAGATAATGGCGTTCCTGGAGCTGAGACAACAGAAAACAATGCGGCCGGCGGATGGGTGGTTGAAGCAGACTTTTTGGAAAAGGTTCCTCTGCCTGGCCGACCTGGTGGGTTGGACTATGACGTTCCTGCTGCTGAGGAGATcgagggaaaggaaaagaagaagaacaagaagaagagtagcaggaagagggacGCGGCGTCATCTGAGATCGTAGATGCCGTAGTTTGTTGCCTGAGTTTAATGGGAACCAACTGGGTTGGAGGCATCAGCGAGGCCTGTAGGATTCTGAAGCAGGG GGGTACATTCCATGTGGCTGAAGTGACTTCTCGGTTCACTTCCACAGAAGCTTTTGTTTCCATCGTTGAATCATTTGGTTTCgagcttgaggaggagTCGCAGCCCTCGACACATTTTACTCTTTTCCGTTTCACAAAGAACTCTCAAGTCCCTCTGGGGCCTGTCAAaggtcaagaaggatgggaagaaagggtacgaaaaggagaagaaattTTGAGAGCTTGTGTTTACAAGAAGCGGTAG